One window of Doryrhamphus excisus isolate RoL2022-K1 chromosome 13, RoL_Dexc_1.0, whole genome shotgun sequence genomic DNA carries:
- the rsrp1 gene encoding arginine/serine-rich protein 1, with amino-acid sequence MTKGDETDPMASIDQSDGLSGCSDQSSPSSHYSSYKSRTSPTCDTYRGQHRSSSSSSGSSSRSRSRSHPRCHRHSHCSSHQRYNYDRHRSSRSCRAHSRSYSPSPSPDRYCRYRRRSSSRSCSRSYYKSSMGWRRRGTAESRFNKFSRSPTRAYRSSSGSSGSSVSLSLEDKRELLKTAKVNAMKLLGVEKLELPESVKPILPEEPEWTLASPEPWVRPHPEKMSSKSNDPEATTTSLKMSPKLKAITFNINNCVAKPTATSPSSTEVTTRVDSYESSRPYGHWIPVMSSQSSSARKQKRKKTH; translated from the exons ATGACCAAAGGAGACGAGACTGATCCAATGGCCAGCATTGACCAGAGTGATGGTCTCAGTGGGTGTTCTGATCAGAGTAGCCCTTCATCTCACTACTCCAGTTATAAAAGTAGAACCTCCCCGACCTGTGACACCTACAGGGGACAGCACAGGTCTTCATCATCAAGCAGTGGTTCCTCCTCTCGTTCCAGGTCACGCTCGCATCCTCGTTGTCATAGACATTCCCACTGCAGCAGCCATCAAAGATACAATTATGACCGCCACCGCTCATCCCGCAGCTGTAGGGCCCACTCTCGATCCTACAGCCCCTCACCCTCGCCAGACAGGTACTGCAGGTACCGTAGACGCAGCAGTTCCAGGTCATGCTCCAGGTCTTATTACAAGTCTTCAATGGGTTGGAGGAGGCGTGGTACAGCTGAGAGTCGATTTAACAAGTTTTCCAGATCACCAACCAGAGCCTACAGGAGCTCCTCGGGGTCATCCGGAAGTTCAGTCAGTTTGAGCTTGGAAG ATAAACGAGAACTTCTGAAAACGGCAAAAGTCAATGCTATGAAGCTGCTGGGTGTGGAGAAACTGGAACTTCCTGAGAGTGTGAAACCAATTCTGCCAGAGGAGCCAGAATGGACGTTGGCCTCTCCAGAGCCATGGGTGAGACCACACCCTGAAAAGATGTCATCAAAG AGCAATGATCCGGAAGCCACTACCACCAGCCTGAAGATGTCCCCAAAATTAAAAGCCATAACCTTCAACATCAAT AACTGTGTGGCGAAGCCAACAGCGACCTCGCCATCTAGTACTGAGGTAACTACCAGAGTTGACAGCTATGAAAGCAGCAGGCCCTATGGCCACTGGATCCCAGTCATGTCCAGCCAGTCCTCCAGTGCACGCAAACAAAAACGCAAGAAGACACATTAG
- the syf2 gene encoding pre-mRNA-splicing factor syf2 yields the protein MASSTEEKSTPTEQEPTESITSSKREERLRKFRELHFKRNEARKLNHQEVVEEDKRLKLPSNWEAKKARLEWEVAEDERKRECATRGEDYNRVKLLDITADDAERWERKKKKKNPDTGFAGYAEAQFRQYQRLTKQIRPDMQNYEKQREECGEDFHPTANSLIHGTHVPAQESIDRMVEDVEKQIEKRAKYSRRRPYNDDADIDYINERNAKFNKKAERFYGKYTAEIKQNLERGTAV from the exons ATGGCGTCCAGTACCGAG GAGAAGAGTACACCCACCGAGCAGGAGCCGACTGAAAGTATCACGTCATCGAAGAGAGAGGAGAGACTACGTAAATTCCGAGAGTTGCATTTTAAACGG AATGAAGCACGCAAGCTTAATCACCAGGAAGTTGTCGAGGAGGATAAGAGACTGAAACTACCCTCCAACTGGGAGGCTAAAAAAGCCAGACTGGAGTGGGAAGTTGCTGAAGATGAAAGGAAACGG GAATGTGCTACAAGGGGTGAGGACTACAACAGAGTGAAACTCCTGGACATCACAGCTGATGATGCAGAGCGGTgggagagaaagaaaaagaagaaaaacccAGACACCGGATTTGCAG GTTATGCTGAGGCACAATTCAGACAGTACCAGAGGCTCACCAAGCAGATCAGACCCGACATGCAAAACTATGAGAAACAGCGAGAAGAATG TGGTGAGGACTTCCACCCCACAGCCAATAGCCTGATCCACGGCACGCATGTCCCGGCCCAGGAGAGCATTGACCGGATGGTGGAAGACGTCGAGAAACA AATTGAGAAGCGGGCCAAATACAGCCGACGCAGGCCTTACAACGACGATGCAGATATTGACTACATTAACGAGAGGAACGCCAAATTCAACAAGAAGGCCGAACGCTTCTATGGCAAATACACGGCAGAGATCAAGCAGAACTTGGAGAGAGGCACTGCTGTCTGA